From a single Micromonas commoda chromosome 5, complete sequence genomic region:
- a CDS encoding major facilitator superfamily (multidrug efflux) — protein MRRARRDEDADCARRNRALLVLFCCVEFVGALAINAPLPFLSTMLERSGCTPTQLGVVFSALPLAILVGSPIVAPLLWRVGALRIFTGSMFALILSLLVPLLISAHEPCGVGEGLVACDKSKTFIITTLWTLSRFGVGLVEAFISVTCLCLITRHMPQRMASAYGAIEFAMAVGGFVGPALGGWLYEIHTSPTLPSIAIAMAVAMEIPYVYSVSLQTDFDAPVAKGVDVEAQVKSVGYGSVDNVALPRRQGSLKIRGGGEGVASDAKTEMKRRNLLTRPLFIACVILTMTLSAVCGVIDVTIPLHWEKSLGMNEGAIGSAFAVQSAIQAVCSLLVGPIIEEGLSGSLSEFALGGSTLCALGFFFFGPSRNLPLSSNSQWRGRGWQGWTTRVYIASTLYAVGRGIAEVPLLPLMQESVSDLGAEYIEAVAGLFNVWYYLGEMIGTGFGAEWGEMIGYESLYSVAGFGMVLAGTVFLTVRILSGEC, from the coding sequence atgaggcgcgcgcggcgcgatgaggATGCTGACTGCGCGCGACGCAACAGGGCGCTCCTCGTCCTTTTCTGTTGCGTCGAGTTCGTTGGCGCGCTCGCTATAAACGCGCCGCTTCCCTTCCTCTCGACCATGCTGGAGAGGAGTGGATGTACGCCGACTCAGCTCGGTGTGGTATTCTCAGCGTTACCCCTGGCGATACTAGTGGGGTCCCCGATCGTGGCACCCTTGCTGTGGCGCGTGGGGGCTTTGCGGATCTTCACCGGTTCGATGTTTGCGCTCATTCTGAGCCTCCTGGTACCGCTCCTGATCAGCGCCCACGAACCATGCGGGGTGGGAGAGGGCCTTGTCGCGTGCGATAAATCGAAGACGTTCATCATCACCACTCTTTGGACCCTATCGCGGTTCGGTGTGGGCCTCGTCGAGGCTTTCATCTCCGTCACGTGCCTGTGCCTGATCACCCGGCATATGCCGCAGAGGATGGCTTCAGCATATGGAGCGATTGAATTTGCGATGGCAGTCGGTGGCTTTGTCGGCCCCGCGCTGGGGGGCTGGCTGTACGAGATCCACACCTCACCGACCCTCCCGTCGATAGCGATAGCCATGGCGGTGGCGATGGAGATCCCGTACGTGTATTCGGTCTCGTTGCAAACGGACTTTGATgcccccgtcgcgaagggagtcgacgtcgaggcacAGGTGAAGAGCGTGGGATACGGCTCCGTTGACAATGTGGCGCTGCCTCGACGTCAGGGTTCTTTGAAGATcaggggcgggggcgaaggTGTAGCATCGGACGCTAAAACCGAGATGAAACGGCGGAACCTTCTCACGCGCCCTCTCTTCATCGCATGCGTGATTCTGACCATGACGCTGTCGGCCGTCTgcggcgtcatcgacgtGACGATACCGCTACACTGGGAAAAGTCGCTCGGTATGAACGAGGGCGCCATAGGATCGGCGTTTGCAGTCCAGTCCGCGATACAAGCTGTCTGCTCACTCCTCGTCGGGCCCATCATCGAGGAAGGCCTGTCTGGATCTCTCTCAGAGTTTGCCCTCGGAGGGTCCACCCTGTGCGCTCTGGGCTTTTTTTTCTTTGGGCCGAGCAGGAACCTCCCGCTGAGTTCCAACAGTCAgtggcgcggacgagggtggcaggggtggacgacgcgagtgTACATCGCGAGTACTCTGTacgccgtcgggcgcgggatcgcgGAGGTGCCGCTGCTCCCATTGATGCAGGAGTCGGTGAGCGACCTGGGTGCAGAGTACatcgaggctgtcgcgggTCTGTTCAATGTTTGGTACTACCTCGGGGAGATGATCGGTACGGGATTTGGCGCGGAGTGGGGGGAGATGATTGGGTACGAGTCGTTGTATTCGGTGGCAGGGTTCGGCATGGTGCTGGCGGGGACGGTGTTCCTGACGGTGCGCATATTGTCGGGGGAGTGTTGA
- a CDS encoding predicted protein: MARAEASASAGTGADVVFALDFDGVVCDSEPESSISGWKHGVDLWPEVFGPADAEKGRVLDELRLVRPVVETGFENTLLARALLEKIHTVDDIIADWGGLMPGLMERWGCDRGEMVAGYGKIRDDWMAADLDGWLAPNLVYPGVAEACIAAEDSANCDVFIVTTKQARFAQAIMRRKGNLRIPDNRVFSQTVSGLPKTDVLADLQANARDDDVRLVFVEDKLSTLEKVCKVGTALERWELYLVDWGYNTEAERARAAANPRITVVNVDEFVGMLNGAAEGK; the protein is encoded by the coding sequence AtggcccgcgccgaggcctcggcgtccgccggtaccggcgccgacgtcgtcttcgccctcgacttcgacggcgtcgtgtgCGACAGCGAGCCCGAGAGCAGCATCAGCGGCTGGAAGCACGGCGTGGACCTGTGGCCCGAGGTATTCGGcccggcggacgccgagaagggtcgcgtgctcgacgagctgAGGCTGGTGCGCCCGGTCGTGGAGACCGGGTTCGAGAACACCctgctggcgcgcgcgctcctcgagaaGATCCACACCGTCGACGACATCATCGCCGACTGGGGCGGGCTCATGCCGGGCCTCATGGAGCGGTGGGGctgcgaccgcggcgagatgGTGGCCGGGTACGGTAAGATCAGGGACGATTGGATGGCTGCTGACCTGGACGGGTGGCTCGCGCCCAACCTCGTGTACCCGGGCGTGGCCGAGGcgtgcatcgccgcggaggactcCGCCAACTGCGACGTGTTCATCGTCACCACCAAGCAGGCCAGGTTCGCCCAGGCCATCATGCGACGGAAAGGAAACCTGCGCATCCCCGACAACCGCGTCTTCTCGCAGACGGTGTCCGGGTTGCCAAAGACGGACGTGCTCGCGGATCTTCAGGCCAACGCCAGGGACGATGACGTGCGTCTGGTGTTCGTGGAGGATAAGCTGAGCACGCTGGAGAAGGTGTGCAAGGTTGGCACGGCACTGGAGCGATGGGAGCTGTACCTGGTGGACTGGGGGTACAACACGGAGGCGGAACGCGCCAGAGCCGCAGCCAACCCGAGGATAACAGTCGTGAACGTGGACGAGTTCGTCGGTATGCtcaacggcgccgccgaggggaAGTGA
- a CDS encoding predicted protein gives MEDDSADAMYETILQWSMDVKGVELYEAQEEAILELVEGNNVLLTTPTGSGKTMVATAAIAAATARGDAAWYTAPLKALVTEKFFQLVKDFGAKNVGLLTGDASVNPTAPIICCTAEVLANAALRRGRDLDCGLIVADEFHFYTDPDRGWAWQVPMVELPDAQFLLMSATFGDTSKFQRHLERNAAGRDVGVVGGGERPVPLEFEYRETSLIESIKELVDTDRAPVYIVNFSQREANERAQDLCSTLSLTADEKKALNAELEGFKFDTPVGNELRRYISFGVGVHHAGLLPKYRLLVERLAGKGLLKCICGTDTLGVGVNVPIRAVLFTQLCKFDGNKTRLLTIREFQQIAGRAGRRGFDTKGFVWCQAPAHVVENKRAEAKAAAAAAKSGGKAKKVKKAQPPDKNFVMWNEDNFRRMETGVPETLDSSFQVTHSMILAVLSRRGDGKRFLRDLLVNNHEPKIRQRKHQRRAISMYRSLKDAGIIQEAGTMDTSGRAVNLGFDIGDQFSLTQPLSLFAVEYLPTLLNVHGEDHSKRSKLKDERYALDVLSVLEAVLDTPGAVVSAQLSKAKTRAVNKMKGEGTEYDARMAVLEEMDYPKPLADELEAYFEPFKRRHPYVGGEELKPKSIARELYESGFDFNKYVTHYGLNRSEGALMRYLTDAYKAMVQNVPESMKSPAVIDLEEWLGETIRRVDSSLIDEWEALKDPVAAARAAEDEAAALAAIGIGKQSGKFTAGRAFRVMVRNAAFRWVQLLAIGEEEDMAQLASENLPPRGRDNPWTMDELYAAVDPYWRTHDAMDDGYEARSPDLFDVSDEGADGEAHWRVVQKIRDPAGDLDWCVEGEVDVEASEEEGRLVMRLVEIRQEGAVRKEEEKVVPSEEDIWAALEEEEEYEDEDE, from the coding sequence ATGGAGGACgacagcgcggacgccatgtACGAAACCATCCTTCAGTGGTCAATGGACGTCAAGGGCGTCGAGCTGTACGAGGCACAGGAGGAGGCCATCTTGGAGCTGGTGGAGGGTAACAACGTCTTGTTAACAACCCCGACGGGAAGTGGCAAGACGATggtggccaccgcggcgatcgcagcggcgacggcgaggggcgacgccgcgtggtACACGGCACCGCTCAAGGCTTTAGTCACCGAGAAGTTCTTCCAGCTGGTGAAGGACTTTGGCGCCAAGAACGTGGGTTtgctcaccggcgacgcctccgtcaACCCCACCGCGCCCATCATCTGCTGCACCGCGGAGGTTCTCGCCAACGCGGCCCTTCGCCGGGGCAGGGACCTGGACTGCGGCTtgatcgtcgcggacgagttTCACTTTTACACCGACCCGGACCGGGGTTGGGCTTGGCAGGTTCCCATGGTTGAGCTCCCGGACGCGCAGTTCCTCCTGATGTCCGCCACGTTCGGCGATACGTCCAAGTTTCAACGGCACTTGGAGcggaacgcggcggggagggacGTCGGggtcgtgggcggcggggagcggCCGGTGCCCCTGGAGTTTGAGTACCGCGAGACTTCGTTGATTGAGTCCATCAAGGAGCTCGTGGACACCGATCGAGCGCCGGTGTACATCGTCAACTTCTcgcagcgcgaggcgaacgagcgcgcgcaggacCTGTGCAGTACCTTGTCCTTGACCGCGGATGAGAAAAAGGCGCTcaacgcggagctcgaggggTTCAAGTTTGACACGCCGGTTGGTAACGAGCTCAGGCGGTACATCTCCTTTGGCGTGGGCGTCCATCACGCGGGTCTGCTCCCCAAGTACAGGCTGCTCGTGGAACGTCTCGCGGGCAAGGGTCTGCTGAAGTGCATATGCGGGACGGACACcttgggcgtcggcgtgaaCGTCCCcatccgcgcggtgctctTCACCCAGTTGTGCAAGTTTGACGGTAACAAAACCAGGCTGCTCACCATACGCGAGTTTCAGCAAATCGCGGGTCGAGCGGGGCGAAGGGGATTCGACACCAAGGGGTTCGTGTGGTGCCAAGCTCCCGCGCACGTGGTGGAAAACAagagggcggaggcgaaggctgcCGCTGCCGCGGCCAAGAGCGGTGGTAAGGCTAAGAAGGTCAAGAAGGCGCAGCCGCCCGACAAGAACTTCGTGATGTGGAACGAGGACAACTTTCGCCGGATGGAGACGGGCGTGCCGGAAACTCTGGACTCCTCCTTCCAGGTGACGCACTCGATGATCCTCGCGGTTTTGTCGCGCAGGGGCGACGGCAAGCGCTTCCTCCGGGACCTCCTCGTCAACAACCACGAGCCGAAGATCCGACAACGGAAGCACCAGAGGCGCGCGATCAGCATGTACCGCTCGCTCAAGGATGCCGGAATCATCCAGGAGGCTGGAACCATGGACACGAGCGGCCGGGCTGTGAACCTGGGCTTCGACATCGGCGACCAGTTTTCGCTGACTCAGCCCCTCTCCCTCTTTGCCGTGGAGTACCTTCCTACCCTACTCAATGTCCACGGTGAGGATCACTCCAAGCGGAGCAAGCTCAAGGATGAACGGTACGCCCTGGACGTGCTCTCCGTCCTCGAGGCTGTGCTCGACACACCTGGCGCGGTGGTCTCTGCGCAGCTTAGCAAGGCCAAGACCAGGGCCGTGAACAAGATGAAGGGCGAAGGGACCGAGTACGACGCCCGCATGGCCGTGCTGGAGGAGATGGACTACCCCAAACCCCTCGCGGATGAGCTCGAGGCCTACTTTGAACCCTTCAAGCGCAGGCACCCGTACGTGGGGGGTGAGGAGCTCAAGCCCAAATCCATCGCCAGGGAGCTATACGAGTCCGGATTTGACTTCAACAAGTACGTCACCCACTACGGCCTCAACCGCAGCGAGGGTGCGCTGATGAGGTACCTGACCGACGCGTACAAGGCCATGGTACAGAACGTGCCCGAGAGCATGAAGTCCCCAGCCGTGATCGACCTGGAGGAGTGGCTGGGCGAGACCATCCGCAGGGTCGACTCGAGCCTCATCGACGAGTGGGAGGCTCTCAAGGACccggtggccgccgcgcgagccgccgaggacgaagccgccgcgctcgccgcgatcggtATAGGTAAGCAGTCAGGTAAGTTcacggcgggacgcgcgttCCGGGTCATGGTTCGAAACGCCGCGTTTCGGTGGGTGCAGCTCCTCGCGATTGGCGAAGAGGAGGACAtggcgcagctcgcgtccgagAATTTACCGCCGCGGGGCCGGGACAACCCGTGGACGATGGACGAGCtgtacgccgccgtcgacccgTACTGGCGTacgcacgacgcgatggacgacggaTACGAGGCGAGGTCGCCCGACCTGTTCGACGTGAGCGACGAGggggcggacggcgaggcgcaCTGGCGGGTCGTGCAAAAAATCAGGGACCCGGCCGGCGACCTGGACTGGTGCGTCGAGGGTGAGGTTGACGTCGAAgcctccgaggaggaggggagGTTGGTCATGCGTCTGGTGGAGATCAGGCAAGAGGGCGCCGTgaggaaggaggaggagaaagTTGTACcgagcgaggaggacatATGGGCAGCCttggaggaggaagaggagtACGAAGATGAGGACGAGTAG
- a CDS encoding predicted protein → MTADQSPPAFAEMGEEIAKGWESLQEDMQRLIMDPPGTELGGRGGPEVEHHSPRSLVDDGTLLPVSERPAGTTAEVQAEEPLRDIGEKMGGWFRAFAAEIAGVFDDRDDQRGRDKPFARGASTAQDGVRVGIVEDGRTQGQTSTMTTPDRMHAGGDASSAGEAGRLRRGGFDDDPGRGDDDDPGSASPGRIGPNAGFEPLFSVDGVERNAPPNVETRGGYYTDGNDPFGNYPFVLNRSLDAVPVTRRPGDASGSFALEAQRLWGNPGRFVSFDDCAEVLWSLPEALQALRACDAAVFRFNFRYVSSNDSTPEERLGAWRRDGSDLCRATLHALVSCGGRFGSCVGTPSHRESLVNAVEGYVTGGIQGKVFHGVKETYASDDAEAERALAAIESLPPGALDLHPSHLNAVDSFAVGTIRGLANASCPRHMATAVCDVVRHLAANCARLRSWREEEERSGASLGAGAANGDDVADGDEPAPAPSTDDLLSLLVVLVAKARLRHPVSLAMYMDSFHALIGSQHVGEIGYALANFYGAVQYARSEPMRDLLTEWGIHLAN, encoded by the coding sequence atgaccgcggacCAGTCGCCACCAGCGTTCGCGGAGATGGGGGAAGAAATTGCAAAGGGTTGGGAGTCGCTCCAGGAGGACATGCAGCGGCTAATCATGGAcccgccggggacggagctcggcggccgTGGGGGCCCCGAGGTTGAACATCATTCGCCCCGGTctctcgtcgacgacggcacccttCTGCCTGTCAGCGAGCGTCCCGCGGGCACGACCGCGGAGGTCCAGGCCGAAGAACCCTTGAGGGACATAGGGGAGAAGATGGGGGGTTGGTTCAGGGCGTTTGCGGCGGAGATTGCGGGGGTGTTCGACGACAGGGACGACCAGAGGGGGCGCGACAAGCCGTTCGCCCGAGGCGCGAGCACGGCACAggacggcgtgcgcgtcggaatcgtcgaggacggccgGACACAGGGACAGACGTCCACGATGACGACTCCGGACAGAATGCACGCCGGaggggacgcgtcgagcgcgggtgAGGCCGGGCGACTGCGCCGGGGGGGTTTTGACGATGATCCTGGAAGGGGCGATGACGATGATCCCggaagcgcgtcgcccgggcggATCGGCCCGAACGCGGGGTTCGAGCCCCTCTTTTCGGTGGATGGCGTGGAACGAAACGCACCACCGAACGTCGAAACCCGCGGTGGGTACTACACGGATGGGAACGATCCGTTCGGGAACTACCCGTTCGTCTTGAACCgctccctcgacgccgtcccggtgacgcgtcgacccggtgacgcgtcgggctcgttcgcgctggaggcgcaGCGCCTGTGGGGCAACCCCGGGCGGTTCGTGTCGTTCGACGATTGCGCGGAGGTCCTTTGGTCCCTGCCCGAGGCGTTACAGGCGTTAcgggcgtgcgacgcggcggtgttccGGTTCAACTTCCGGTACGTTTCATCAAACGACTCCACCCCGGAGGAGCGACTCGGGGCTTGGAGGCGCGACGGTTCGGACCTGTGCCGCGCCACGCTTCACGCGCTGGTATCGTGCGGTGGTCGATTCGGGTCGTGCGtcgggacgccgtcgcacAGGGAGAGCCTCGTGAACGCGGTGGAGGGGTATGTCACGGGTGGCATCCAGGGTAAGGTTTTTCACGGGGTGAAGGAAACGTacgcctccgacgacgccgaggctgagcgggcgctcgcggcgatcgagtcCCTGCCGCCCGGGGCGCTGGATCTGCACCCGAGCCACCTGAACGCGGTGGACTCGTTCGCCGTCGGGACGATACGAGGACTCGCCAACGCGTCCTGCCCGAGGCACATGGCGACCGCCGTTTGCGACGTGGTGAGGCACCTGGCGGCTAACTGCGCCAGGCTCCGGTCGTGGCGGGAGGAAGAGGAGAGATCCGGGGCTTCTCTGGGAGCCGGAGCGGCGaacggggacgacgtcgctgacggggacgagcccgcacccgcgccgagcactGACGACCTGCTCTCGCTTCTCGTGGTGCTAGTGGCAAAGGCCAGGCTCCGGCATCCGGTGTCGCTGGCGATGTACATGGACTCTTTCCACGCGCTCATCGGATCACAGCACGTCGGGGAGATCGGGTACGCGCTGGCGAACTTCTACGGGGCGGTGCAGTACGCGCGGTCGGAGCCGATGAGGGATCTGCTGACCGAGTGGGGGATACATTTAGCCAATTAG
- a CDS encoding predicted protein — protein MSSVHASASALAWRGVVGQHRVDRARPPTRRGGRSIASGRRVATVSCEAGEARAIDPRLDAVVDSLPIREVLYRCLDALDESTGLVLQAPPGAGKTTALPLAMILSNPAWLPRTGKVIVLEPRRLAARAAATRMASILNEPVGKTVGYSVRFESKVSPATRVEVVTEGVLVRRLQRDPSLDGVFAIVFDEFHERSLDADVALALASETRSALRPDLRLVVMSATLGDVGPRASEMLSRGDGGPSCPLLVSEGKSFPVETVYLGPPGRNFGDLEDATVAAVRRALSDAPGVDGGDVLCFLPGAAEINRVVAALRDGQSESLSVLPLYGALGQAEQQAALAPAPGGTRRVVVSTPIAESSLTIPGVRIVVDSGLARRPRFDSNKGMTRLDTALISVASADQRRGRAGRVAPGTCYRLWSERTHAQLASDAEPEIANADLAPLALDLATWGIRDDEGVTSLPWLDPPPAGRLSAARDLLTRLGATEEGTGRVTPLGERMARLPLHPRLARMVLWGASRGPESCRMACQIAAVLSDRDLLRGRDAPADVRARLGALWSLGDGGADGPGLARWSLEARAAEPTPAVPPSTPKAPIDPAAPVRVPIGTKLPKGKNKGGKFKGAPKGRRPAGGGVQAAAKAARAAASSAGAGSSSASSVGGFGAAYGGYRGFEIDRNATREAGKVVSQLLNAVKVLAADDGGEWCAPGVGGGDPRGPCWDFLLGEGENEAGVLLAVAYPDRVGVRRSKGGNFQLSGGVGAASVPGSDPLARAEVLAIAEMTSGDVGGGARNDRVRLAAPVPLTALEPDGDRPGCLADALCRRRDSVSWASASKAVVARRQLCVGDAVLRESPFQPTPDETVEAMLCGVKEMGVRAALGWSDKTESWRRRVMWLRTAGGADHLPDLSDAALEATLDDWLAPMLPGVTSKSAMHKQLDGDGLVRCLLTYEQTMEVDQSCPTHVVVPSGSRLPLDYDTPGGTPVLRARLQELFGMAETPTIGPKRVPIEVHLLSPASRPVQVTTDLASFWKNTYFDVAKELKGRYPKHYWPDDPTTAVATNRAKPRSK, from the coding sequence atgTCGTCGGTGCATGCGTCAGCATCGGCGTTGGCgtggcgcggcgtcgtcggccagcatcgcgtcgaccgcgcgcgaccgccgacgcgacgtggcGGCCGAAGCATCGCCAgcggccgacgcgtcgcgacggtgagTTGCGAGGCTGGGGAGGCGAGGGCCATCGACCCTcggctcgacgcggtggtcGATTCGCTCCCGATCCGCGAGGTGCTGTACCGGTGTCTGGATGCGCTGGATGAGAGCACGGGACTGGTGCTTCAGGcacccccgggcgcgggtaAGACCACCGCGCTGCCCCTCGCCATGATCCTCTCCAACCCCGCCTGGCTGCCCCGAACCGGTAAAGTCATAGTGTTGGAGCCGAGGAGActggccgcgcgcgccgccgcgacgcgcatggCCTCGATACTGAACGAACCCGTGGGCAAGACGGTCGGATACAGCGTCAGGTTCGAGTCGAAGGTatcccccgcgacgcgcgtggaggTGGTCACCGAGGGGGTGCTCGTGCGTCGACTGCAGCGAGACCCTTCCCTTGACGGCGTGTTCGCGATTGTCTTTGACGAGTTCCACGAACGaagcctcgacgccgacgtggcgctggcgctcgcgtcggagacCCGATCCGCGCTCAGACCCGACCTGCGGCTCGTCGTCATGTCAGCCACGCTCGGTGACGTGggcccgcgagcgtccgAGATGCTCTCGCGGGGAGATGGCGGGCCGTCATGTCCGCTGCTGGTGAGCGAGGGTAAGTCGTTCCCGGTGGAGACGGTTTACCTGGGGCCTCCGGGTCGCAACTTTGGGGACCTGGAGGACGCtacggtcgccgcggtgcgacgcgcgctgagcgacgcgccgggcgtggacggTGGGGACGTGCTGTGCTTCCtcccgggcgccgccgagatTAACcgggtggtggcggcgttGCGAGACGGTCAGTCGGAGTCCCTCTCCGTGCTGCCGCTGTACGGGGCCCTGGGCCAGGCGGAGCAGcaagccgcgctcgcgccggcccCGGGTGGTACGCGCAGGGTGGTGGTCAGCACCCCGATCGCGGAGTCGTCGCTGACCATCCCGGGGGTGAGAATCGTGGTCGACAGCGGActggcgcggcgaccccggTTCGACTCGAACAAGGGCATGACGCGGCTGGATACGGCGCTCATCTCCGTGGCATCCGCGGACcagcgccggggacgcgcgggtcgcgtgGCTCCCGGGACGTGCTACAGGCTGTGGAGTGAACGCACgcacgcgcagctcgcgtcggatGCGGAGCCGGAAATTGCCAacgcggatctcgcgccgTTGGCGCTGGACCTGGCGACGTGGGggatccgcgacgacgagggggtCACCTCGCTGCCGTGGCTCGATCCTCCCCCCGCGGGTCGATTGAGCGCTGCGAGGGACTTGCTCACCCGGCTGGGGGCCACGGAGGAAGGCACAGGGCGAGTCACGCCGCTGGGTGAACGGATGGCGCGGTTGCCGCTGCACCCCAGGTTAGCGCGAATGGTCCTGTGGGGCGCAAGCAGGGGCCCGGAGAGTTGCCGGATGGCGTGTCAAATCGCCGCGGTGTTGTCGGACAGGGACCTACTTCGAGGTAGGGACGCACCCGCGGACGTGAGAGCGAGGCTAGGCGCGCTGTggtccctcggcgacgggggcgcggacggcccGGGGCTGGCGCGGTGGtcgctcgaggcgcgagcCGCAGAGCCGACGCCAGCCGTGCCGCCGTCCACTCCGAAAGCCCCGATCGATccggccgcgcccgtccgcgtGCCGATCGGGACCAAGCTGCCCAAGGGGAAGAATAAGGGGGGAAAATTTAAGGGTGCGCCGAAGGGCCGCAGACCGGCGGGTGGGGGAGTGCAGGCTGCGGCAAAGGCGGCaagggccgcggcgtcctcggcgggtgccggctcatcctccgcgtcctctgtcggcggctttggcgcgGCGTACGGCGGGTACCGCGGGTTCGAGATTGACCGAAACGCCACGAGGGAGGCTGGCAAGGTGGTTTCCCAGCTTCTAAACGCGGTcaaggtgctcgcggcggacgacggcggcgaatgGTGCGCGCcgggtgtcggcggcggggacccgcgcggaccgTGCTGGGACTTTCTCTTGGGCGAGGGTGAGAACGAGGCGGGCGTCTTACTTGCCGTGGCGTAccccgaccgcgtcggcgtgagGCGAAGCAAGGGTGGCAACTTCCAGCTCTCGGGGGGtgtcggggcggcgtcggtcccGGGATCGGATCcactcgcgcgggcggaggtTCTGGCAATCGCCGAGATGAcgtccggcgacgtcggcggcggggcgagaaACGACAgggtccgcctcgccgcgcccgtgccTTTGACCGCTCTGGAACCGGACGGTGATCGGCCCGGGTGCCTGGCCGATGCGCTGTGCCGCAGGAGGGATTCGGTCTcgtgggcgagcgcgagcaaggcggtggtggcccggcgacagctgtgcgtgggcgacgcggtgcttCGGGAGTCTCCCTTCCAGCCGACGCCGGATGAGACTGTCGAGGCCATGTTATGTGGGGTCAAGGAGATGGGCGTGCGGGCGGCGCTGGGTTGGAGCGATAAGACGGAgtcgtggaggcggcgggtcaTGTGGCTGAGGACGgcaggcggcgcggaccacCTCCCGGAcctgagcgacgcggcgctggaggctaCCCTGGACGACTGGCTCGCGCCGATGCTCCCCGGCGTGACGTCAAAGTCTGCTATGCACAAGCAgctggacggcgacgggctcgttCGGTGCTTGCTGACGTACGAGCAGACGATGGAGGTGGACCAGTCGTGCCCGACGCACGTGGTCGTCCCGTCGGGGTCCCGCCTACCGCTCGACTACGACACCCCTGGGGGCACACCGGTGCTTCGTGCCAGGCTGCAGGAACTCTTCGGGATGGCCGAGACTCCCACGATTGGTCCTAAGAGAGTCCCGATCGAGGTTCACCTTCTGTCGCCGGCGAGTCGGCCGGTGCAGGTGACGACAGACTTGGCGTCGTTCTGGAAAAACACGTATTTTGACGTGGCCAAGGAGCTGAAAGGGAGGTACCCGAAGCACTACTGGCCAGACGACCCGAcaacggcggtggcgacaaACAGGGCCAAGCCGCGTTCAAAGTAG